The following DNA comes from Mycolicibacterium aromaticivorans JS19b1 = JCM 16368.
GCTGCGGCTTGATACCGACCAGGTGGGTCCAGGCGGCCGGCACCCGGACGCTGCCCGCGCCGTCGGATCCGATGGCCGCGGCGACCAGGCCTGCCGCGACGGCGGCGGCGCTGCCGCCCGACGAGCCACCGGGAGTGTGCTTGCGCGACCAGGGATTACGGGTATGGCCGAAGGCGGGGCCGCTGGTGAACGGCCATTGGCCCAGTTCGCAGCAGTTGGTCTTGCCGACGATCACCGCGCCCGCCGCGCGCAGCCGGCGGACGACTTCGGAGTCCTGTGTCGCCGGGCGCACGGGTCCGGCCGTTCCGAACGAGGTCGGAACGCCGGCGATGTCGACGTCGTCCTTGACCGCGATGGGGATGCCCAGCAGCGGGGCCTGCTCGCCGGCGGCGCGCCGTCGATCGGCCTCGGCGGCATCGGCGAGTGCCGATTCGGTCAGCACCACCCGGAAGGCGTTGAGCGTGGATTGGCTGGCGGTGATCGCACGCAGCGACCGGCGGGCCAGTTCGGTGGACGTGACCGTGCCGCTGGCCAACTGATAGAGCTGCTCACCAATGGTCGGAAACCGCGGTGGCCTGCCCAGACTCCGGTGAGCTGTCATGGCGACGTCGAGACTAACGGCGCGCGTCCGCCGGTATGTCGCAATGCAGTGGGAAACTGGTCGGATGCGGCTGTACCGGGATCGGGCGGTCGTGCTGCGCCAGCACAAGCTCGGTGAAGCCGACCGTATCGTCACCTTGCTGACCCGCGACCACGGTCTGGTCCGCGCGGTTGCCAAGGGCGTGCGCCGTACCCGCAGCAAATTCGGTTCCCGGCTGGAGCCGTTCGCCCACATCGATGTCCAGCTGCACCCCGGTCGCAACCTGGACATCGTCACCCAGGTGGTGTCGATCGACGCCTTCGCCACCGACATCGTCAGCGACTACGGCCGCTACACCAGCGCCTGCGCGGTCCTGGAGACCGCCGAGCGGCTCGCCGGGGAGGAACGCGCCCCGGCGCCGGCGCTGCACCGGCTCACAGTCGGGGCATTGCGGGCGGTGGCCGACGGTGCCCGCAGCCGCGAGCTGGTCCTGGACGCCTACTTGCTGCGGGCCATGGGGATCGCCGGCTGGGCGCCGTCACTGACCGAATGTGCCCGCTGCGCGGCGCCGGGACCGCACCGAGCGTTCCACATCGCCGCTGGTGGCAGCGTCTGCATGCATTGCCGTCCGTCCGGCTCGACGACACCGCCGCAGGCGGTGCTGGATCTGATGTCCGCGCTGCACGACGGCGATTGGGAGCTTGCGGAGGCCTCGACGCCGTCGCACCGCAGCCACGCCAGCGGCTTGGTGGCTGCGCATCTGCAGTGGCATCTGGAACGCCAGTTGCGCACTTTG
Coding sequences within:
- the recO gene encoding DNA repair protein RecO; this translates as MRLYRDRAVVLRQHKLGEADRIVTLLTRDHGLVRAVAKGVRRTRSKFGSRLEPFAHIDVQLHPGRNLDIVTQVVSIDAFATDIVSDYGRYTSACAVLETAERLAGEERAPAPALHRLTVGALRAVADGARSRELVLDAYLLRAMGIAGWAPSLTECARCAAPGPHRAFHIAAGGSVCMHCRPSGSTTPPQAVLDLMSALHDGDWELAEASTPSHRSHASGLVAAHLQWHLERQLRTLPLVERVYRRAADHGMEMFRQDEPYGDEPGDQLVAGG